In Gopherus flavomarginatus isolate rGopFla2 chromosome 1, rGopFla2.mat.asm, whole genome shotgun sequence, a single genomic region encodes these proteins:
- the LOC127048030 gene encoding olfactory receptor 52B2-like, whose product MMPADNHTVFYPVTYILTGIPGTEESHFWITIPFCLIYAASPFGNSLLLFIILTEQSLHEPMYLFVSMLAAADLMLSTTTVAKMLAVFWFRAGEISFAACLTQMFFIHVSFIAESAILLAMAFDRYVAICDPLKYTAVLTKSVIGKMGLVVVTRSFCIILPLIILMKQLNFCRTNLLPHTYYEHMIIARLACDDITVHVWYGVAVALLVIGSDIVLIAVSYGLILRAVFLLPSKDARLKALRTCGSHVCVILMFYVPAVFSSLTHQFGHIIPGYNVNLLANLYVLIPPMLNPIVYGVTTKEILKRVINVFYRCWSRSSVPS is encoded by the coding sequence ATGATGCCAGCTGACAATCACACTGTTTTTTACCCTGTAACTTACATCCTGACCGGCATCCCAGGTACAGAGGAGTCTCATTTCTGGATCACCATCCCCTTCTGTCTTATTTACGCTGCGTCACCTTTTGGGAACTCTCTCCTACTATTCATCATACTAACAGAAcaaagcctccatgagcccatgtatctaTTCGTGTCCATGCTGGCCGCTGCTGATCTGATGTTATCTACCACTACAGTGGCCAAGATgctggctgtattctggtttagggcgggggaaatttcttttgctgcctgTCTGACCCAGATGTTTTTCATACATGTCAGTTTTATTGCCGAGTCGGCCATCCTACTGGCCATGGCGTTTGATCGGTACGTTGCCATCTGCGACCCCCTGAAATACACTGCAGTGCTAACCAAGTCTGTGATTGGGAAGATGGGGCTGGTAGTtgtcacaagaagtttctgtATCATTTTACCTCTCATCATTCTCATGAAACAGCTGAATTTCTGCAgaaccaacctcctgcctcacaccTATTATGAGCATATGATCATAGCCCGGCTGGCCTGCGACGACATCACAGTCCACGTCTGGTATGGTGTAGCTGTGGCTCTTTTAGTAATTGGTTCAGATATTGTGCTCATTGCTGTATCATATGGGTTGATCCTCAGGGCCGTCTTCCTGCTCCCCTCCAAGGACGCCCGGCTCAAGGCTCTCCGCACCTGCGGCTCCCATGTCTGTGTCATACTGATGTTCTACGTGCCAGCCGTTTTCTCCTCTTTAACACACCAGTTTGGGCACATCATCCCAGGTTATAATGTCAACCTATTGGCCAACCTCTATGTGCTCATTCctcccatgttaaaccccatcgtttatggggtgacaacaaaagagatcctgaaaCGGGTGATCAATGTCTTTTATCGATGCTGGAGCAGAAGCTCGGTGCCGAGCTAA